GGCTCCTGCTGCGCTGGCGGGCGCAACAACGGCAACGAGTAATGCAATCTCCTGCGGTGCAAACCTTTATGGCTCGGAAACGAGACGGCGCGTGGTATGGACTACGCTGCGCATCGCCAAATTGAAATGATTACCGCCATGAAAGATCAGATCGGGTTTTCGCTCGTCGAGCTGATGGTCTCTATCTCTATCGGCCTCTTACTGCTTGCGGGTTTGAGCACGCTGTTCGTCAATTCGAGTCGGTCTCAGGCCGAGTTGTTCAAGTCATCGCAGCAAATCGAAAACGGACGCTACGCGATGGATTTGCTGGGCCAGGATCTGCGCCACTCCGGATTTTATGGCGAATTCGACAACTTGCCGCCGCGTGTCGGCGCGCAGATGGCATACCCGGCCCCGCTGCCTGATCCATGCAGCACCGCGGCCGCTGATTTGCTTGCAGCACTGCCTTTGCCCGTTCAGGGCTATGACAACGTGCCGGCTACGGTGCCGGCGCCCTTGTCTGGCTGTTTAAG
The genomic region above belongs to Burkholderiales bacterium and contains:
- a CDS encoding prepilin-type N-terminal cleavage/methylation domain-containing protein, whose amino-acid sequence is MKDQIGFSLVELMVSISIGLLLLAGLSTLFVNSSRSQAELFKSSQQIENGRYAMDLLGQDLRHSGFYGEFDNLPPRVGAQMAYPAPLPDPCSTAAADLLAALPLPVQGYDNVPATVPAPLSGCLSDANHVPGTDVVVIRRAQTEVLLETGGAAGITAAPGATATPILNEVYLQADASAADI